The nucleotide window ACTGGACCAAATCAAAACAAATCGCGACCAAACTTTTCACAGGCCATCACAAGGGAGTTGGTGAGCATACTCTAAGAGATCATCGCCCAATTTCAACCCAAACTCCGAGAAAATTAGATCACGGCCAAGAACACGAAAAACTCCCCAAAAACAAAATTCGTTCAATATCTTCGTGCTCGACTCGATTCAATCAAATTCACTTAAGGGGTAGCATCAACTCATGTCATAGCACGAATCTGAGCAAAAAAGAACGAACTAAATCGGTCTCAAAATGAAGAATCGAAGCAAGAACGGGGGAGGGAAAAACTGAgaaaaaaaaagctaaaccctAGAGGAGGTACGCGTTTCATGGCTCTGTTGTCCGTTGTCCGCCTCAAAGGAGGATAGCTTCCGATTTGTCCTCCGTGTCCTTAGTCCTGGAGCAAAGCGGTGCTCAACACTGTATGGCTGGAGGTACGCGTTTGGGCCCGCATGTCATCGAGTGGATGGATAGAAGCAGCAGGGGTATTTTGGGACATACGAGAGGACACTGGTCTTTAGTCAGCTGCGCTCGGGCCCAAAGCTGTTAAATACGTAGAAAATGGCACGATTAAGCTAGACAAGAATTATAATGACAACATTCCAAATAGGTAAATAGTAATGATATTTCTCTGAACTTACAAAATTTCAATGGTACCCATAAAAAAAACCTTTTATAACAGGACCAACCAAGCCATTGCGGCCAAAGCCAGGCGCCTCCACTGTCCCGACGCTCATCGTCACCATCCACGACACCAGCCATCTTTTTCTACTCGGGTTTTTGACTAGAAGTTGTGTTGGTGTGGTCATCGGTGACTGCCTGACTTGTCGTGAGCTTGGGGTCGGACGGCGACTCATTATTTAGGCCACGTTCAGTAAGAATCATATGTGTAGAGAAGTTTTCCAGCCTAGTACAAATTTGTGAAGCAAAGCATTTGGCTGGAAATAGATCTCAGATAACCGAACGAGGCCTTAAAGGGATAGCAGCATATGTGTAGAGAAGATGAGCAGTTGGAGCCGTGGAGGGAGACCAGACCAGCGGACTGTAAGAATCATTTTGCGCACCAATACTGGAAACGGAGAGCATCTCCTGAGCTACCGACGTGAATATTCGTTTCGGATCTTTAGCTACGCTTGAAAGTAAGGTGTTTTTTTAGAAAGACGGCAAAAGCTTTACAAAATTTTTATTAGACGAGGAAAAAAAAGGGGAATAACAAAGACAAAATAATTACAACTGAATAGGAAAGCTTAGGAAAACAACTAACACGGCACACAGACCGTCCATCCCACTGAAAGCAACTCCCAACAAAGAAAAAGAACCGGAAAAACTACAGAACTCAACAACTAAAAAGCCGACAAGGCACAGAAACAATCATATGCCAACCATAACCGAGACACTAGAAAGGACCTGACTAAAACTACTCAGCTTGTACATTTGATCTGTTTGCCAACTGGTATTGCTCAATGTCCACCCTACGAAGAAAGGCTACTTGTCTTGGTTGCAAAGGTGTGTTCTGAAATGTCCTTCGATTTCGTTCCTTCCATACGTTCCACCATAAATAGATCATGACTCCGTCGAAAACTCTTCTTTGGTTTCGCTCAATTTTAGTGCGGCATCTACGCTAGTGGCTGTGTAATGATCCGTTTGTTGCGACATAATCTAGCATCGATAGTCCAAGCCATTGTTTCAAGAATGACCAAACTTGTTTCGAGAAAACACAATCCTTGCATAGGTGAGTTGGAGTCTCTGGAGCGCTACCACAGAGCTTGATAGTAAGTGATGATGTGGCTTCATCAAATCACATGAAAATCTGGATATCGCTGTGTTGCACCAGAGCTCACTGTGTTGTGCTACCGGAGGAGAGAGGGAGCGCTGGGGACGTCTTCGGGGGCAAGCGGGGCCGCTCCCGAGCGACAGAGGGAGGCGAGGCAAGGCAGAGCAACGCGCCCGCACGACTGGGGCTGGCAGAGGCGGACGACCGAGGGAGACGGAGGCGGAGCGTCGAGGGAGACAGAGTCGGGTGGAGTTCTGTGCGAGTGCGGGAGAAGCAACGAAGGCAACAATAGGATGGGGCCTAGACATGAGCCTCTATAAATGGGGTCTTCGGGGAGGATTTGGGCGTCCAACTAAATTTGGGGCTTAAGTAGGGGCTTTGCTAGagcatgatttttttttgtttatacaCTCATATTTAGCTATGGGGATTCAAGTAGACGtcctgctggagttgctcttaggtATGGTAGATGAGCTATTTATTGAGCAACTCTCCTGGACACCTAAATCAGGGCCCTACTTTTAATCTGGATATTCCCCTACTTTTGTTGGCCTATATTTTTGCTTTGACTCCAACACGAGCACCCATATTTGGGCTCTTAAATTCATTCCGGCAGACAATGATAAACGGGACCCGCTCAtcattttctctttcttccttctacTATCTACAGGGCACCGTGAGCAGGGGGCGcagcggccatggccgaggccgctcTCGCGCGACGGAGGGAGGCGGACGGCCTCTCCCACGCGGCGAAGGGAGGGCGAGCTCCCCGCGGTCCTCCTCGTGGTCGCGTGAGCAGGGCGCGAACGCCGCGAGCAAGGGCTGGAACGGCCATGGCCAGGGCCGCTCCTGCGCGGCGGAgggaggcggggggggggggggggggggggggggggggagcactCAGGAATGGGGTCCTTGGGGGATCCGGGTGCCTACCCAAACCTCGGGTCTCTGGTAGAGGGTCCTGTTGGAGTTATGTTTTTGCCATATTTAGCTACGAGGGGCTCAACTAGAAGGTTCGCTGGAGTTCTTTCATTTTAGAATCCTCTTCCTTTAGGTCAAGCCCAACGCACCAGCGTGGCAGGTGCTTCTGCAGATCCACGTAGGCTTGGATGCTATTTGGAGGAGAGAAGAAGTTAGACTGTGGTTTCGCATAGGGTCAGCTTGACTTGTAGAAGAACCGTTCGCTCCATCTGATAAAAGAACCGAAGCAATTACCAGAGCATATATAGCGATGGAGAAAAAAAGATGTTGGCTTGAAACAAAAGGCAAAGGCGGAGAGGGACCAACGGCTAAAAGTAAAGGACGAAAGCGAGGCGAATGACATGCGAAAGACAACCAGCGTTGTGGGTTTGTCGTCTTGATGTATCCTAGTCTATGTGGAGAGAATCTTTTTACTCAGACCACTACACCTAACAGCCTGCGTTGATCATGCTCTTAGGGACCTGGAGGGAGTGGGAGCTAAGAGCATCAGCAGTGGTGAGTTGATCATGCTCTTAGGGACCTGGGCTATGCACCCTGTTCGTTTATTGGTTttaaccagcccaaaccagccagtcaaTCGTATTTTCCACTCACAATAAACCAGTATCAGCCAATCCAAATTAACTTATAAATCAACCAGTGAATAGGCCGATGGGCTTGTTGCCCGGCTGGCTCGAGGGATGCTTTTGCTTTGGTGCGTGCTTTGCCGCGGCTCCGCTTGTCGCACCGACGCTCGCAACTCGACTAGAGGTCCAACTGTCCAAGGCTGCCCCACGTCTCCACCAGTCACCAGACCACCAGCAGGTCAGCTTTATTAGGCGTGATTCAGCTAGCATGTTTGTCTATGCTATCGGGCTATCCCCCACCCCACCCGCAACTCTGCAAGATATTTGCGCCGCGTAGCGTAGGAGTACTCCTGCTCCTACTTCATTGCTTGCAATTCAAACCAGACCAAACGCCCGCTCCAACCCAACCCAATCCCTTTTTTCGCCGCATTTATTATGCGCGCCTGCGCCAACCGCGCTGCGGAAAGCTTCGGGCCACCTCAAAGATGCACAGGCAGCTCAGCCTCTCCGCCAGCCCCaagcagcaccagcagcagcagcctcctgacggcagcggcggcgacgcggcgcaggcgatggcggtggcggaggacgAGTCGTCGGCCTCGCACTCCAAGGCCAGCAGGGGGGCGAGGGACGAGAGGGCCATCCACCTCATCCCGCTGCTCACCTTCCTCTGCTTCCTCCTGCTCTTCCTCTGCTCCCACGACCCGTCCGCTGCCGGTACGTACGTTCCTCTCCTCCGGTATGTGATGGTATCAATGTGTGGACCGTTTGTCATTTTGCCTTCTGTTGCTGTTTTCTAGACATGTCGAGCTTCTCtggaggtggtggcggtgcaAGATCTGGGAACCGGAGGTTAAGGATGTTTTAGACTGCTTTAGCCATTGGAGTATTATCCGATGCGCATGTTGTACTTCACTCCTTATCCAGCAGTAACCATGTATGGGACCAACactctgttcgcttgatcgtatcagtcatgcttatcagccagccatgatgtagtgtttttctctcgtaacaaaacATCATCAACCGGCTTATAAGCTACAGAAACGATAAGCGAACAAGGTGATACAGTATGCCACCACACAAAAAGAGAATGCTGTTGCTTTGCTTTGGTAGTACTCGTCAGCATTTTCCTGATCATTTGAGTTGGATTCTCAAACAAAATACTCCTACAGAGGAATGGATAAAAACACTTCACCGAACACAACATGAAGAGATGGCAAGGGGCCCTGGGCATAAATATGCTGAGCTGAACCATGTGATGTGATGACGCTCGCGCATGGCATaactagcctgttcgcttgctcgtaaacgatcataaatttccagccaggaacaatgtttttctctcacaccaaaccagccagcagtaaataatccacaatacgatacggtctcccgaacaggctTATGCTGTCTGAGTTTTGGAAGGTCCTGCTTGGACTGTGATGGCCCAATAAACCTGGCCTTACCCACACTCCACACGTCAAGCAGTGCATGTCAATGGCATTCCAAAATTCAAAACCAAACAATTCCAGCTGAGACATGGTCTCAACACAAAATGCCTTTGTAGTAAGAGCCAAATGAGCATAAATAAGGACACCACATTCTGTTCTggaaagggcagacccagtgccagaggctcccacatgagtggggaaATGggaaagggaaaaaccgaggcaagccttaccaccgcaaaatctgcggagagactGCTTCGAACCCGTGACCCGGTGattcagtgagacagctctcaccactgcacaccaggcctgcccttcacaTTCTATTCTTTTTGTGTTTCATAAAAAAGGAAAGGACAGCCTCATAACAAAGGTTGAAATAAACAGCTGCGGGAACAGTTATAGCTCTCAGATACTAAGTCTGAGCAAATCCTCACAATGAGAAGGAATTGCACAAGACAACTCGGGTTGCAGCATCATGGAAATCACGTCTGAAGAACAATAAACATTGTTACTACAATCATACCATGTGACTGTTAATACTGGCAGAATGGTAAGTCACACGAGAATAGAAGTGTCTGACGGGCAGTATCATGGCAACAACAGACAGGATACAGGAGAAAGTGCAAACATGAAAAAAATGTTATATATAGACCATGCACCTGTACAAGTAATGATTTATTTTGCACATGCCAGGAAAACATACTAAACAGCATCGCAATATACAGTATTGGATCTGTTATTCCCTAGAAAAATAGGAAATGTAAGTAACCTTAAAGACAGGATTTAGaccagggttcaaaatttcggcgaaatttcgcgaaattcggtaatttcggtggtggccgaaagaaaaatccgaaattttgtaatacactaatacatgtgttatataactttagactcaattttttattgtttatattgcatatttttgtattcaatagatgtgtagtcataaatcatactaatatttgtttagatttaaatgtttttttagaaaaagcatacttcatgtgctagtctctaaaaaaatttcgccgaaatttcggccgaatttcgcgaaattcggtagtttcggtggtggccgaaatttttgcaataccgaaATTGAAAAACCTGATTTAGACTCAGTAGTACGGTCAACTCACCGCAAACTGGAACTGCAGCTCTGAGAAGACACAGTGCAGAGTTCACAACTGTGAGAATGTCTAGATCAAAGCATGAATAGATATTTTATGATATTGATACCATCAATCACTGCAAGAAATGATCAATAAGATCAATTGGAAAAAAAAATACCAGGGTTAGAAGTTTTGACGAAGAAATAACTGGAGGAATGTGAATTTCTTGAGTAGAAGCATGATGTACCCATCTTTTACCAAATACTCAAGCAGATAAGACAGCACTTTCTAGACTAGTCCCTACTATGAAATTATTAAAGATAAAGGCATCTACTGCATTGCATCACATGCAGACATGTTTACATGTTTTGAGCAGAGTCAAAACAGAGCACAGCAGACTGTATCCATCCAATACTGAATAATTGGCAAAACAGCACAAGCGTAAGTTTTAAGTGTTGTGTAAAATTAAGCAGTACATAACACCTGTGAAAACTAGGACACAAAATAAGTACCTCAAGTTCCATTTGCTTCTCCCAAGTTGGTCATTACAAAAAGAAGAAAACACACTACCATAGATGTTCATACTCAACAGACCATATTACCTAAAGCTATTTCATGCCAACTCTTCTTCCATATACCATGATGGAAGACAAGCAATAAAAATTGCATGTCATGAAATGTGTATTTTTTATTCACCATCCTCTGGAACACTTCCGAAATCTGTACTTTCTAATAATTTGTACTGATATGTTATGCAGTACAGACAATAAAAATTGCATGCCATGCACTTCCACTCATAAAGAAGGTGAACCTGTCATCCATGGACCATTCAGCAAGACAGAGAGGCTAAACTCTGACTGTAAACTTAAACCCACCTGGTTCCTTCATTAGTGCAGTGCCAGCAGGTACCCAAGCAGAGACAGGTGAAATATTATCTTGCATATACCTGGGATATTGCACTTGCAGATGGCCAAAATATGACAATAGCATAACATTCACAAAAACTTACCTAAAGGTCCAAAACCAGAGTTGTTAACAATTCAGCACGTGCGCTGTGGCTCATCATTTTTTCCAGCAGGTTCATAAAAGTCAAAATACCATTACAGCAGATCAGTGTTGATTATGAACACATACTACAGCAACCAAAGGAGCTGTAAGATTCAGCTCTGAGCTTTTTCATGAGCAAAATTATGGGGCACATCTCAGAAAGACCGCTAGCGGAAATTGATTCCGTGATGCCATAACTTGTGAGGTGGCATCAGGTATCTAAACTTCGAAACTATTTTGGCAGGTCCCTAGACTTAGAACAATCTGCCACTTGAGACAATTTAGTAGTTTGAGGATGAGTTTGTCTCTGCTCTTGTAAACAGAATATTATAACCCAAACGGCAGTCTGCCCGTACAAATGTAAATGATTAATTCATGATCTTCTGTCAGCTGTGCGTTGCTTTTCCACACAAGTCTTGAAGGTCACACCTGAACTCTACAAAAGGTGAGCAGTCACTAAATTTGTCCACACCATAAAAGCCAATATAGCCATGCAGGTGGCAATACCCAAACATAGGGAAAGGTTCAAGACTTCAAGTCGAATCCATCcgtatagttcaaatttcatctCAAAGCACTCCCAGATAAGTCCACATAAATAAATGAGTTCATATTAAGCACATAGAGTCATAGCATCATATGAAACCTATCAACATAGTATAGCAAAAACATGGCAGAAGCAGAAAATAGCAACTGCAGTGGTCAAATCTTTTCCAGAAATTGGTCGAATCTGTAGAACAGTTTGAATTTAGAAACATCCCAAAACTAACCATGAAACTAAAACGTTTACCATGTCAAGCTCAGGTCTGCATACAATACATAAAGAGAGGATTTGCCATCTGAAGCAAATTTGTCACCTAGAAACGAACAGG belongs to Miscanthus floridulus cultivar M001 chromosome 4, ASM1932011v1, whole genome shotgun sequence and includes:
- the LOC136552671 gene encoding uncharacterized protein, coding for MHRQLSLSASPKQHQQQQPPDGSGGDAAQAMAVAEDESSASHSKASRGARDERAIHLIPLLTFLCFLLLFLCSHDPSAADMSSFSGGGGGARSGNRRLRMF